The following nucleotide sequence is from Lusitaniella coriacea LEGE 07157.
GGAGAACACAAAACGGATTTTACCTGGAATTTTTGAATATAGCGCTCTTGGGTAAAAGCGCCTTCCCGCATGGCATTTTTGAGAACGATGCTTTCGCGGGTGCGAATCGCAGCGTCAACAATTGCATGAGAGAGGAATGTCATTTCCCCATCAATGGGTTTAGACTGCAAAACGCTGACCTCTCCTTCCGCGCCGCCTTCCGCTTCGATGGATAGCATACCGTCGTTGTCCAAGATTAAAAAGCCGAATTGCGCGCCGGCATTTTCCATCAAAATCTTCATTAAATTACCCAGCGCCTTATCTAACTCGATCTCGCTGGAAATGGCTTGGGAAGCGCGAAGAACTGCGGCTAAATCTAATGCCTCAATAGACTGCGTGCTGGTTGTGGCGTTCCAGGGTAAATAGGGAGCCTCATTTTTTCTGATATCGCGAGAGGGAGATTGGGGGTAGAGTTGGCAGAAGGAATAGGAATTCTCAGAATCAAAAGAGTCGAGGGGAAATTGTGCTAAGGTTCCGGTGGTTTCAAGCTGCATTAAACAGGTTTCTAAGTCTGCGTGAAGCGATCGCGCGCTTTGATATCGCTCCTCTGCATTCTTTGCCATTAATTTCATGACAATATTCCCCAAAACTCGAGCAATGGCTGAATCCTCATCCCCAACCCCCAATCCTGGTGGGGATTTTGCCAGATGGCAGTGTACCAATTCGAGGGGATCGTCGGCGTTAAAGGGTAATTCAGTCGTCAGAAGTTCGTAAAAGGTAATGCCGAGGGAATAAAAATCCGTGCGATAGTCCAGCAAGCGATTCATTCTCCCGGTTTGCTCTGGGGAGATATAAGCTAATGTGCCTTCAATCGCGCTCATCGAAGGCGATTCTGGATTTTTTTCGCTGGCGAAGGAGGAAATGCCAAAGTCAATAATTTTGAGAACGCCGGTTTGGGGATTGAGAACGATGTTGGAGGGATTGATATCTTTATGGATGATGTTGTTGTTGTGAATTTCATCCAGAACTTTCGTTGTTTTCAGGGCAACGGCGAGAAACTCTCTCACGTCCAATCCGCCTTTTTCCTCCTTCTGTCGCGCTCTGAACCAGTGTTTTAGGGAAATTCCGCCAAAATCTTCCAAAACTAGGATTGGCGCTCCTTCCACCTCCTCTAAACCGTAAGCTTTAATCGTGCCTTCAAGATTTAGACTGCACAGAATTTCGTACTCTCGTTCGTAGCGGTTGAGTTCGGCAAGGGTGAAGCAATCGGGTTTGAGAACTTTGAGAATAACGGGCAAATCGCCGCGATCGCGCCGTTGAATCGCACGATAAATTAAAGAGTCGGAACTTTCATTGAGTTGAGCAACGATTTGGTAATTCGCGATCGCGTCGATCATGAAATTAAACCCCTCGATCGCAATAATTTGGGCAAGTACGGGTTAGCAGGGAGATGGGGAAGCTGGAGAAGACAAGGGAAGGCACAGTGACGTGGTAAGTTTAGGAATAAGTTTTTTGCTGACACCTGATGGTCGATGGTGCGTGGGGGATAACAAGGAAGCCTCGCCATATCCGATCGCGTAAGAAGCTGATTAGCTTAACACGATACAGAGCGCCCGATTCCCTCTAGTTGATAATACGCTTGATGCTTTTATTCGCGCTGCTTCAATCGTAACTGTTTTTGTTTTTCTTGCTGGCGCGATCGCTTCGCTTCGGTGAGACTGTCGTAACAATGGGGACAGCAAATCCCTTCCTGATATTGGGGGGACTGTTTATCCGCTGGCGCAATGGGATATCCACAACCCCGACAAAGATCGTAACTCCCCGTTTCGAGTCCGTGCTTAACAGCAATTCGCTCGTCGAAAACAAAACATTCCCCCACCCACAAACTTTCTTCCGGAGGGATTTCTTCTAAGTATTTGAGAATACCCCCTTTGAGGTGATACACCTCCTTAAAGCCGCGATCGAGTAGATAGGATGTTGCCTTTTCGCAGCGAATGCCCCCCGTACAGAATAGCGCAACTTTGGGGTTTTTGTGGGGATCGAGATGATTGCAAACATAGTCGGGAAACTCTCGAAAAGATTCCGTGTGAGGGTTTTGTGCGCCTTGAAACGTACCGATTTCCACTTCATAGTTATTGCGCGTATCAATCGCAATTGTATCGGGATCGTGCAGGAGATCGTTCCATTCTTGAGGGCTAATATATTCTCCCACGCGATCGCTTGGATCGACTTCTGGCTTTCCGAGGGTGACAATTTCTTTTTTGATGCGGACTTTGAGGCGTTCAAAGGGTTGTCGTTCGCTGGAAGATTCTTTGTGTTCGAGGTCACGAAAAAGGGGATCGCTACGGAGAAACGCCAGTACTTCGTCAATTCCCTGGCGAGAACCCGCGATCGTTCCGTTGATTCCTTCGGTTGCTAAGAGGATCGTTCCTTTAATCGCGCGATCGCGGCAATAAGATAACAATACCCCTTGTCGTTCTCCCAGGTCTGACAAACGGACAAATTCATAAAAGGTGGCAACAATCTGGGACATGAGCGAGCTGTTAGTCATGTTAAGGATTAGCAGCTTGGATACCAGTCGATTGAAGATCGAATCGAGATGTATATCACCTTACAAGAAGGGCGTTTCGGGTTTCCCGCAAAAAAAATTTCTTTTTCTTCTACGCAAAAGAGCTGCAACGTGTATAATAGCAAATGCGCGCTTAGTAAACGGGCTTCTGAAATAAGAAGCAAGCGTTGTTTGGGGGTATAGCTCAGTTGGTAGAGCGCCTGCTTTGCAAGCAGGACGTCAGGAGTTCGAGTCTCCTTACCTCCACTTTCAATAGTCCAAAGGAAAAGTTTTCGACAGGTAGGACAGACGCGGGAACGCGAAGAAAGGGGTGTAGAGCCTTATCTTCTCAATTTCCCGTGCCATAGGTTGCGTTATGCAACTTCAGTTCCTAATCCTCATTAAACTCTAAATTCTCGTAAATTGCGGCAAACCGAGGCGTAAACCCTTCAGCATACTCCACCTCCATAAACTCAATCACCCCAAACCCCTTACCTTGCACTTCGCCAATGATAATTTGTCCCAAACTCTGTGCGTCAGCACTTGAGAAGTGAATGACTCGTTTTGCCCAAGGATAGAATGAATCGCTCTCCTGGATTGGGATACGCTCCCAATTATTGCTGCTTAAAACATCCTCTACATAGGATTGTTCCATTTCCTCAGCCGTTTGGGAATTGCTGGGAAAGAAGAAATGGAGGTAAGCCGCATCGTTGGCTTCTCCCGTCTCCGTCTTTGCTAGGAAGCGATAGCCGCACCCTTCACCAGAGCAACCGCTTTCGGTAACGAAGGACTCAGAGGGGAAATAGGTTGTAAAAGGTGCTGTGGGTTCGTTGTAGAGGGTTAAGGTGATTTCCTCCGTTTCCCCTTCGATACTAAGGTTTGCCGTTTTTTGAACGGGTCTAGCGGTCGAAGCAGAGGCTGTCGCTGTAATGGGATCGCTGCTAGCTTGAGATGTAATAGCGTTGTTGGATGGTGTTTGTTCAGAAGTACACCCGAATGTCATTCCCAAAAATATCAGCGCGATCGCGGTTTGTCCAATTCTGTTTTTCATGATTTCCCCTCACCTTCTTGTCTTAATATTAGCTTTCGATAACTCAACACGACATTCCGGATATTATTCCCTAGTGGTTCGTTAACCTCAATCTTGTGTATTGAGAGCGACGGGGGAACGGGGGAAATTTTTTGACCCACAAAGTAAAAACACAAAAAAAGTAGATTGAATCAATAGTGAAGTGAAACGAAAAAAAATGCTACTCTTCTTTAGTTTTCTCACTCGATTCAACCTACCCAATTAACAATTTCACATTAGACCGTTGCAGGATAGCAAACCTTCGTTCCACCTAACCCACAATATCCGTTGGGATTTTTGGCAAGGTACTGCTGGTGGTAATCTTCCGCGTAGTAAAACTCAGGCGCATCAATAATTTCGGTGGTGATGTTGGGATAACCTTGGGCGCTTAAAGCTTTCTGGTACGCTTCTTTTGAGGCTTCAGCTAATTCTTTTTGAGCATCGGAATAAGCATAAATTCCCGAGCGATACTGGGTTCCTGCATCGTTCCCCTGGCGCATTCCTTGGGTGGGGTTATGACTTTCCCAAAATACTTTCAATAAGTCTTCGTAGCTTATTTTGTTGGGATCGTAGACGACAAAAACCACTTCATTGTGACCCGTCATTCCCGAACAAACTTCTCGGTAGGTGGGGTTGGGGGTGATGCCAGCCGCATAACCCACTGCGGTGGTGAAAACGCCGTCTAGCTCCCAAAATTTGCGCTCTGCACCCCAAAAACAACCCATACCAAAAATTGCCTGTTTCATTCCTTCCGGGAAGGGAGGTTTTAGGGGATTGCCGTTGACGTAGTGTTTTTCGGGAACAGGCATCGATTGCGCGCGTCCGGGTAATGCTTCCTCTGCGGTGGGTAAGCTGTTCTTTTTACCAAATCCAAATAGCACCATAATTTTTAAATTAAGATTCGCGATCGCGTATTGTGAAGTTATTTAACATTATAAAGAAAAAACTTGGAAACATGGGGTCTTCAGGTAAGGGCATATTCAGCCGTGTTATAAGGATCGAAACTACTGCTCGTGGCGGGAGGGGAAAATGGTTGTTACCCATAAAGTCTCACTCGAACAACCCTCATCCAGAATTGTGATGCGGGGGGTTAGTTGGCAAACCTATAAAACCTTGATGTCAGAGGTGGGGGACGATCGCGCGTGGAAAGTTGCTTACGATCGCGGAATATTAGAAATTAGAATGCCATTGTTGGAACATGAAATCCCCAAGGGATTGTTGGAAAGTTTTGTTGAGGCGATCGCGGACGAACTAGAAATTGAGGTGATGAAGGCGGGATCGCTGACCCTGGAACGGGAAGATTTAACCCATGCTGTCGAACCAGATTCTTGTTTTTATATTCAAAATGAGCCGCGAGTCAGGGGACGCAAAGCAATCATCTTACCCAATGATCCGCCGCCAGATTTAGCGATTGAGTCGGACTATACAAATTCCTCAATCAACAAACAAGCCCTTTATTCGGCGTTAGGCGTTCCTGAACTGTGGCGCTACACAAAAAAAACCTTGGTGGTGTACGGTCGAATTGAGGGAGGATACGAACAACGCGATCGCAGTTTGGCGTTTCCGTTTGTCCCCATTGCGGAGATTCCCCATTTTATCGAGCAAAGTCGCGCGATCGGTCAACGCAGTGCGGTTCGCTTGTTTCGCCAGCGCATTCAATATATTCTAAAATCCAACAACAGGGAGGATGGGTTGAGCGACGAACTCAGTTGAACTATGCCACAAAAAGACAATTCTAAGGGGTCGTTCACGATTATTGAGTTCTGCGTTATTCTTCTAATCTTAGGAGTGATAGCCGCGATCGCGCTCCCTTCTTTGTTGGGTCAATCGATTAAGGATGGAGGGAGTATAGGCGAAAACAATGTTGGTACAATGAACCGAGGTCAAATGGGTTACGTCTGGAATAACAAGCGTTTTGCAACCTCTATCGCAGATTTAGAGACTGGTATCCCAACTTCATCGGAAACTTACGAATACTCCCTTCGTTCGACTCCCTTGTACGCCATCCATTACGCAACACCGCGTCAGAGGAAACGGAGCATCAAAGGCTATGTTGGGATAGTTGTATTGGCTGATATCGATCGCGAAACGGGAGAGTTAGAGACAGGACAACTGGTGTGTGCAGTGCAAAAAGCAAAAACTTCTCGTCCTTCCGATCCCATTTTCAAAAGAGGTGCTTTTGTTTGTCCCCC
It contains:
- the msrA gene encoding peptide-methionine (S)-S-oxide reductase MsrA, which translates into the protein MVLFGFGKKNSLPTAEEALPGRAQSMPVPEKHYVNGNPLKPPFPEGMKQAIFGMGCFWGAERKFWELDGVFTTAVGYAAGITPNPTYREVCSGMTGHNEVVFVVYDPNKISYEDLLKVFWESHNPTQGMRQGNDAGTQYRSGIYAYSDAQKELAEASKEAYQKALSAQGYPNITTEIIDAPEFYYAEDYHQQYLAKNPNGYCGLGGTKVCYPATV
- the trhO gene encoding oxygen-dependent tRNA uridine(34) hydroxylase TrhO; amino-acid sequence: MSQIVATFYEFVRLSDLGERQGVLLSYCRDRAIKGTILLATEGINGTIAGSRQGIDEVLAFLRSDPLFRDLEHKESSSERQPFERLKVRIKKEIVTLGKPEVDPSDRVGEYISPQEWNDLLHDPDTIAIDTRNNYEVEIGTFQGAQNPHTESFREFPDYVCNHLDPHKNPKVALFCTGGIRCEKATSYLLDRGFKEVYHLKGGILKYLEEIPPEESLWVGECFVFDERIAVKHGLETGSYDLCRGCGYPIAPADKQSPQYQEGICCPHCYDSLTEAKRSRQQEKQKQLRLKQRE
- a CDS encoding Uma2 family endonuclease, with amino-acid sequence MVVTHKVSLEQPSSRIVMRGVSWQTYKTLMSEVGDDRAWKVAYDRGILEIRMPLLEHEIPKGLLESFVEAIADELEIEVMKAGSLTLEREDLTHAVEPDSCFYIQNEPRVRGRKAIILPNDPPPDLAIESDYTNSSINKQALYSALGVPELWRYTKKTLVVYGRIEGGYEQRDRSLAFPFVPIAEIPHFIEQSRAIGQRSAVRLFRQRIQYILKSNNREDGLSDELS
- a CDS encoding type IV pilin-like G/H family protein; this encodes MPQKDNSKGSFTIIEFCVILLILGVIAAIALPSLLGQSIKDGGSIGENNVGTMNRGQMGYVWNNKRFATSIADLETGIPTSSETYEYSLRSTPLYAIHYATPRQRKRSIKGYVGIVVLADIDRETGELETGQLVCAVQKAKTSRPSDPIFKRGAFVCPPGTKNRRQKQRKIKIRDRDLQLAYQSLAFSEAGNSQRARELAATIKDAKIKEKALAACCQK